The proteins below come from a single Aegilops tauschii subsp. strangulata cultivar AL8/78 chromosome 6, Aet v6.0, whole genome shotgun sequence genomic window:
- the LOC120966640 gene encoding uncharacterized protein produces the protein MNRSSGQGHGRHQQKLRLGSCNLVDQIQQVPAAAPRSSPPSQRGPLSHTLCIRYGRRSFHLQKSTCSSCGYPAARIRKSKLRSMFLMCNERSTVGWAMDGTSIGDEQDGANKPRRRSSICSSSCSWRNKSESLLLLCCPGVTIHSSRGVAEPLLRLQPPSGELLPVPSSLM, from the exons ATGAATAGGAGCTCCGGCCAAGGCCATGGACGCCACCAGCAGAAGCTCCGCCTCGGATCTTGCAACCTCGTCGACCAGATACAACAGGTCCCCGCCGCTGCGCCAAGATCCTCCCCTCCCTCCCAGAGAGGCCCTCTCTCCCACACGCTCTGCATCCGCTACGGCCGTCGCAGCTTCCACCTCCAGAAGAGCACCTGCTCCTCGTGCGGTTACCCGGCTGCCCGCATCCGCAAGTCTAAGCTCCGTTCCATGTTCTTGATGTGCAATG AGAGATCGACGGTCGGCTGGGCAAT GGACGGCACATCGATTGGTGATGAGCAGGATGGGGCCAACAAGCCTAGGAGGAGGAGCTCCATCTGCAGCAGCTCATGCTCATGGAGGAACAAGTCTGAATCGTTGCTGTTACTCTGCTGTCCTGGAGTCACCATCCACAGCAGCCGTGGTGTGGCTGAGCCTCTGCTACGGCTACAACCTCCCTCTGGTGAGCTCCTCCCTGTTCCTTCTTCTCTGATGTAG